From Proteiniborus sp. MB09-C3, the proteins below share one genomic window:
- a CDS encoding DUF378 domain-containing protein — protein sequence MNIVTGIASILLILGAINWGLVGLFNLDLAEILFRRKDTMTAKILYSLIGLSGVYTVLYLFF from the coding sequence ATGAATATTGTAACAGGTATTGCTTCCATACTACTCATATTAGGTGCAATAAACTGGGGACTTGTTGGCTTATTTAACTTAGACTTAGCTGAAATATTATTCAGAAGAAAAGACACAATGACAGCAAAAATATTATATTCATTAATAGGATTGTCAGGAGTATATACAGTTTTATATTTGTTTTTTTAG
- a CDS encoding RecX family transcriptional regulator gives MHIITKIEQQKKNIHRYSVFLNEEYSFSISEDTLVKLRLKKSMEIDKDRLDYILEQEEIDSCKAYGLKLLSYKARNEYEIKDKMLKKGYNENHIEEAIKYLREQNYIDDEEYAKNYIQDRVKIKKLGYNRIKGELFQKRIDGEIIEDTLNELIDMEDEYKRALELAEKKVNTTYRNDDTQAVYRKLGGFLQRKGYSMDIIIKVLNKILKHE, from the coding sequence ATGCATATTATTACGAAAATAGAACAGCAAAAAAAGAATATCCATAGATACTCTGTATTTTTAAATGAAGAATATTCTTTTTCAATCAGTGAAGATACTTTAGTAAAGCTAAGACTTAAAAAAAGTATGGAGATTGACAAGGATAGACTGGATTATATATTAGAGCAGGAAGAAATAGATTCTTGTAAAGCTTATGGACTAAAGCTGTTAAGCTATAAAGCTAGAAATGAATATGAAATAAAAGATAAAATGCTTAAGAAAGGCTATAATGAGAACCATATTGAAGAAGCTATAAAATATTTAAGAGAACAAAATTACATTGATGATGAAGAATATGCAAAAAATTATATACAGGATAGAGTGAAAATTAAAAAACTAGGATACAATCGCATTAAAGGTGAGCTTTTCCAGAAGCGTATTGATGGTGAAATAATTGAGGACACGCTAAATGAGCTTATAGATATGGAGGATGAATATAAAAGAGCATTGGAATTGGCAGAAAAAAAGGTGAATACTACCTATAGAAACGATGATACTCAAGCTGTTTACCGGAAATTAGGAGGTTTTTTGCAGAGAAAAGGGTATTCTATGGACATTATTATTAAAGTACTTAATAAAATATTGAAACATGAATAA
- a CDS encoding ATP-dependent Clp protease ATP-binding subunit — MKLCSICKKNIAVMLTTKIENGKTEITGVCMECAKKMGLPVIDQLMQQMNMKPEDLENITNQMNNVFQDEDIEKIDSENPFLSFFNDTTSDRDENIEPKAKNIDPDIKEADSNVKDERKPRRKKKKYLDTYGTNLTNKAIDKQVDRIIGRNREIDRVIQILNRRTKNNPVLIGEPGVGKTAIAEGLAVRIAEKQVPAKLYDAEVYLLDLTAIVAGTQFRGQFEGRMKAIIDEAKELGNIILVIDEVHNIMGAGEVHGGVMNAANILKPSLAKGEIQVIGTTTLEEYRKHIEKDSALERRFQPVLVEEPTVEETIEILKGIKGYYEEYHGVQISDEVIEAAARLSERYIADRFLPDKAIDVIDEAGSRVNLKNQGFVELEALREKLKKIQELKESAASSDDYEKAAEYKMEEFKIEDKVRKLEKTCSEIQVTFDDVAYVVEAWTKIPVQRITKEEAAKLLNLEDILHKRVIGQHEAIVSLSKAIRRNRSGFRRKKKPASFIFVGPTGVGKTELAKALACELFGSEDAMIRVDMSEFMEKHTVSKLIGAPPGYVGYDEGGQLTEKVRRRPYSVILLDEIEKAHPDVFNMLLQILEDGRLTDNQGRTVFFENTIIIMTSNAGTSFNTNTIGFAREGYIALENRAKDALKQTFRPEFLNRVDETIVFAHLSTEELRSIVDLMLKEVLEDVRAKEMNIHVSDKAKDFLVEKGYDQKYGARPLRRAIQKYIEDEIAELYLKDEFTSGYTINVDVEDGNITVR, encoded by the coding sequence ATGAAGTTATGTTCTATTTGTAAGAAAAATATTGCTGTTATGCTAACTACAAAAATAGAAAATGGGAAAACTGAAATTACAGGCGTATGTATGGAATGTGCAAAGAAAATGGGCCTTCCTGTAATAGACCAGCTTATGCAGCAGATGAATATGAAACCTGAGGATCTTGAAAATATTACAAATCAAATGAACAATGTTTTTCAGGATGAAGACATAGAAAAAATAGATTCAGAAAATCCATTTTTGAGCTTTTTCAATGATACAACATCTGACAGAGATGAGAATATTGAGCCAAAGGCTAAAAATATAGATCCAGATATAAAGGAAGCAGATTCTAATGTAAAGGATGAAAGAAAGCCTCGTAGAAAGAAAAAGAAATACTTAGATACTTATGGAACCAATTTGACCAATAAGGCTATAGATAAACAGGTAGATAGAATTATAGGACGAAATAGAGAAATTGATAGAGTAATTCAGATATTAAATAGGAGAACAAAAAATAATCCTGTACTCATAGGGGAGCCAGGAGTTGGTAAGACTGCAATAGCTGAGGGATTAGCTGTTAGGATAGCAGAGAAACAAGTTCCAGCAAAACTCTATGATGCAGAGGTATATCTTTTGGATTTAACTGCAATAGTAGCAGGAACCCAATTTAGAGGCCAATTTGAAGGACGTATGAAGGCTATTATAGATGAGGCAAAAGAGCTTGGAAATATAATTTTAGTTATCGATGAAGTCCATAATATAATGGGGGCAGGAGAAGTCCATGGCGGAGTAATGAATGCTGCAAATATTCTTAAACCATCTCTTGCAAAGGGAGAAATTCAGGTTATAGGTACTACAACACTAGAAGAATATAGAAAGCATATTGAAAAGGATTCTGCATTAGAAAGAAGATTTCAACCTGTATTAGTTGAAGAGCCTACTGTTGAAGAGACCATTGAGATTTTGAAAGGAATAAAAGGGTATTATGAAGAATACCATGGAGTTCAAATATCAGATGAAGTAATAGAGGCAGCTGCAAGACTTTCTGAAAGATATATAGCTGATAGATTTCTGCCAGATAAAGCTATAGATGTTATTGACGAGGCAGGGTCGAGGGTGAACTTAAAGAATCAAGGATTTGTTGAATTAGAAGCATTAAGAGAAAAATTAAAGAAGATACAGGAGTTAAAGGAATCTGCCGCTTCATCAGATGATTATGAAAAAGCAGCAGAATATAAAATGGAAGAATTCAAAATAGAGGACAAGGTTAGAAAACTAGAGAAAACATGTTCCGAGATACAGGTTACCTTTGATGATGTGGCTTATGTAGTAGAAGCATGGACTAAGATTCCTGTTCAGAGAATCACTAAAGAAGAGGCTGCTAAGCTCCTTAATCTAGAAGATATTTTGCATAAAAGAGTGATTGGACAGCATGAAGCAATAGTAAGCTTATCTAAAGCTATCAGGAGAAATCGTTCTGGTTTTAGAAGAAAGAAAAAACCTGCCTCTTTTATATTTGTAGGGCCTACTGGAGTAGGTAAGACTGAGCTAGCTAAGGCACTTGCCTGTGAATTGTTTGGTAGTGAAGATGCTATGATACGTGTAGATATGTCAGAGTTTATGGAAAAGCATACGGTATCAAAACTCATAGGTGCTCCTCCAGGATATGTAGGTTATGATGAAGGAGGACAGCTAACAGAGAAGGTCAGAAGAAGACCGTATTCAGTTATTCTATTGGACGAAATAGAAAAGGCTCATCCAGACGTATTTAACATGCTTCTTCAAATATTAGAGGATGGTAGACTTACTGACAACCAAGGAAGAACTGTTTTCTTTGAAAACACTATTATTATAATGACTTCAAATGCTGGTACTAGCTTCAATACAAATACTATTGGATTTGCTAGAGAAGGATATATAGCATTAGAAAATAGGGCAAAGGATGCATTAAAGCAGACTTTTAGACCAGAATTCCTTAATAGAGTGGACGAAACAATAGTATTTGCTCATTTATCTACAGAAGAACTTCGCAGTATTGTCGATCTAATGCTTAAAGAAGTATTAGAAGATGTGAGAGCCAAAGAGATGAATATTCATGTATCTGACAAAGCAAAAGACTTCTTAGTTGAAAAAGGATACGACCAGAAGTATGGAGCTCGACCTTTGAGAAGAGCTATTCAAAAGTATATTGAAGATGAAATAGCAGAGTTATATTTAAAAGATGAGTTTACAAGTGGTTATACTATTAATGTTGATGTAGAGGATGGAAATATAACTGTTAGGTAG
- a CDS encoding Cof-type HAD-IIB family hydrolase: MYYKLVAIDLDGTLLTEEKRIPTKNADVLRKLSDSGVEIIIATGRRYWSARKFMKEIDMDLTVVANNGTIIRSMHNDKAILNKYLDKEDFYTLIKEGRKRGLYPVIHVDHFDEDYDIIIELDKEHKKYSSYLYDIPDRYKQIEDLLFYEDPRVLSVVFPGDINLLKEFHGLLNDTHRDKYCSHILTSLSKVGPILEIMGPLGSKWKTLSDYATQKGITREEIVAIGDDDNDIEMIQNAGLGIGMKNSSSGVKKVADIITEKTNDECGVGDILTKIFRL; the protein is encoded by the coding sequence GTGTATTATAAACTTGTGGCTATTGATTTAGATGGAACTTTACTTACGGAGGAAAAAAGAATACCTACAAAAAATGCAGATGTATTGAGAAAACTGTCAGATAGTGGGGTAGAAATAATTATAGCAACTGGAAGAAGGTATTGGTCTGCGAGGAAGTTTATGAAAGAGATAGACATGGACTTAACAGTTGTAGCTAATAATGGAACTATTATAAGAAGTATGCACAATGACAAGGCAATATTAAATAAGTATTTAGATAAAGAAGATTTTTACACATTAATAAAAGAGGGTAGAAAAAGAGGATTATATCCTGTTATTCATGTAGATCACTTTGATGAAGACTATGACATAATTATAGAATTAGATAAAGAGCATAAAAAATACTCATCATATTTATATGATATACCTGATAGATACAAGCAAATAGAGGATCTGCTTTTCTATGAAGATCCAAGAGTATTATCAGTAGTATTCCCTGGAGACATTAATCTTCTCAAAGAGTTTCATGGACTACTTAATGATACACATAGAGATAAATACTGTTCTCATATATTAACTAGTTTAAGTAAAGTAGGCCCAATACTGGAGATCATGGGACCCTTAGGCTCAAAATGGAAGACCTTGTCAGATTATGCAACGCAAAAAGGTATAACCCGGGAAGAAATAGTAGCCATAGGTGATGATGATAATGATATAGAAATGATACAAAATGCAGGCTTAGGTATAGGCATGAAGAATTCATCCAGTGGAGTAAAAAAAGTAGCCGATATAATAACTGAAAAGACAAATGATGAATGTGGAGTAGGAGATATTTTAACTAAGATTTTTAGACTATAG
- a CDS encoding M18 family aminopeptidase, translated as MIKEIDFAQELIDFIYESPSNFHVVKNIENILDKKGFRKLDIKERWNIEKGGKYYIEKNGTALIGFVIGYGEIEEEGFRIIGAHTDAPTFRVKPNPEMLVENNYLKLNVETYGGPILSSWLDRPLGLAGRVSLKSENPLHPNAKLLNINRPVLIIPNLAIHMNRNVNEGVELNKQKDMLPLLSLIDKEFTKDNFLIKLIAQELSIDASEIIDFDLFLYEFEKGSIIGLNNEFISCGRLDDLAMVHAGIEALAECSDSKATKIMVCFDNEEVGSSTKQGADSPMLKTVLERVVYGLGKDKEDFFRALYSSFIISSDMAHALHPNHADKHDPTNRPVINKGPVIKINANQSYTTDSDSSAVYEMVCERAGVPVQKFVNRSDLRGGSTIGPISSTHLDMCSIDIGNPMLSMHSIRELGGVLDHNYIKKSFDEFFKI; from the coding sequence ATGATAAAAGAGATAGATTTTGCACAGGAGCTTATTGATTTTATATATGAAAGTCCAAGTAATTTTCATGTAGTGAAAAATATAGAGAATATATTGGATAAAAAAGGTTTCAGGAAACTAGATATTAAGGAAAGATGGAACATTGAAAAGGGCGGGAAATATTATATAGAAAAAAATGGGACTGCATTGATAGGCTTTGTAATTGGTTATGGTGAAATAGAAGAGGAAGGCTTTAGAATCATTGGAGCTCATACAGATGCTCCAACCTTTAGAGTTAAGCCAAATCCAGAAATGCTTGTGGAAAATAATTATTTGAAGCTTAATGTAGAAACTTATGGTGGACCTATTTTGTCATCTTGGTTAGACAGACCGCTTGGATTGGCTGGAAGAGTTAGTTTAAAATCTGAAAATCCGTTGCATCCAAATGCGAAGCTTTTAAATATTAATAGACCCGTTCTAATAATACCGAATCTTGCTATACATATGAATAGAAATGTAAATGAAGGAGTAGAGCTTAATAAACAAAAGGATATGCTGCCTTTACTTTCTTTAATTGATAAAGAATTTACAAAGGATAATTTCTTAATCAAACTCATTGCTCAAGAATTGAGCATAGATGCTAGCGAAATAATAGATTTTGACTTATTTTTATATGAATTTGAAAAAGGAAGCATCATAGGCTTAAATAATGAGTTTATTTCATGTGGAAGATTAGATGATTTAGCCATGGTACATGCTGGAATAGAAGCTTTGGCAGAGTGCAGCGATTCTAAGGCTACTAAAATTATGGTTTGCTTTGATAATGAAGAAGTTGGGAGCAGTACTAAACAAGGTGCGGATTCTCCAATGCTTAAAACTGTATTAGAAAGAGTAGTATATGGTCTTGGAAAAGATAAAGAAGATTTTTTTAGGGCTTTATATAGTTCATTCATTATTTCCTCAGATATGGCTCATGCACTGCATCCAAACCATGCAGATAAACATGATCCTACAAATAGGCCAGTAATAAATAAGGGACCTGTAATAAAGATAAATGCAAATCAGTCATATACAACAGACAGTGACTCAAGTGCTGTATATGAGATGGTATGTGAAAGGGCTGGAGTCCCAGTTCAAAAATTTGTAAACAGGTCAGATTTAAGAGGAGGTTCTACTATTGGGCCAATATCCTCCACACATCTTGATATGTGCTCAATAGATATAGGAAATCCAATGCTTTCAATGCACTCCATTAGAGAACTTGGGGGAGTATTGGATCATAATTATATTAAAAAATCCTTTGATGAATTTTTCAAAATATAA
- a CDS encoding peptidylprolyl isomerase, producing the protein MKENKILATVNGREITENEVENFLQSLAPQVAVQFGDKEGRKKLLQELVNQELFYLDAIDNSLDKEEAFVAELERIKINVLKQYAVSKILNNIIATEDEIRDYYEKFKDTFKKPESVRASHILVDNEDTALSIVKEIKEGLEFTEAAKKYSKCPSNANGGDLGFFTRGKMVPEFEKAAFELSKDEVSQPVKSQFGYHIILVTDRKEASESTMEEVRADLERQIIIVKQNAAYSEKATELANKYEVKIQ; encoded by the coding sequence ATGAAAGAAAACAAAATATTGGCAACAGTCAATGGGAGAGAAATCACTGAAAATGAAGTAGAAAACTTCCTACAAAGCCTTGCTCCACAAGTAGCAGTACAATTTGGAGATAAAGAAGGAAGAAAAAAGCTGTTGCAAGAGCTTGTGAATCAAGAATTATTTTATCTTGATGCTATTGATAATAGCTTAGATAAAGAAGAGGCCTTTGTAGCTGAACTTGAACGTATAAAAATAAATGTTCTAAAACAGTATGCAGTTTCTAAGATATTAAATAATATTATTGCTACTGAGGATGAAATAAGAGACTATTATGAGAAATTTAAAGATACATTTAAAAAGCCTGAAAGTGTTAGAGCAAGCCATATACTAGTTGATAATGAGGATACAGCTTTAAGCATAGTAAAAGAAATAAAAGAAGGACTTGAATTTACAGAAGCTGCAAAAAAATATTCTAAATGTCCTTCAAATGCCAATGGCGGAGATCTTGGATTCTTTACTAGAGGAAAAATGGTTCCTGAGTTTGAGAAAGCAGCATTTGAATTAAGCAAAGATGAAGTAAGTCAGCCTGTTAAATCACAGTTTGGATATCATATTATTTTAGTAACTGATAGAAAAGAGGCTTCTGAAAGCACTATGGAAGAAGTAAGAGCTGATTTAGAAAGACAGATTATCATTGTAAAGCAAAATGCTGCATATAGTGAAAAGGCTACAGAATTAGCTAATAAGTATGAAGTGAAAATTCAATAG
- a CDS encoding aminoacyl-histidine dipeptidase: protein MGRVLENLEPQAVFSFFEDMTQIPRCSGSEKAISDYLVNFAKKRNLEVIQDKALNVIIKKPGTKGYENAPVVILQGHMDMVCEKNKNTNHDFSTEPLKLRVENDMVMATGTTLGADNGIAVAYALAILDSDEISHPPLEVLITTEEETGMGGANSLDPNNLKGKILINIDSEEEGTLLVSCAGGIRNTLSIPIEWNACPDDFLAYDLRVRGLKGGHSGMEINKERGNSNIILGRILKGISANNDIYISQVSGGAKMNAIPRESDAVLLVNRQDKAKLEKEIEKWNRIIGNELKTADSDVRIELELLNSKHEKVFSKETMKKVLAALVLIPNGVQTMSVEIEGLVQSSTNLGVLTTTEKEVLLECAIRSSVKTLKLDIVKKMEALADLIGAKSTSESDYPAWEYRKDSYIRDIFVDSYKKMYGKEPIITAIHAGLECGLFDEKLDNVDMISLGPNMFDVHTPNERVSISSTNRVWEYLLEVIKSIK from the coding sequence TTGGGCAGAGTGTTAGAAAATCTTGAACCACAAGCAGTTTTCAGTTTTTTTGAGGATATGACACAGATTCCAAGATGTTCAGGCAGCGAAAAGGCTATAAGTGATTATTTGGTAAACTTTGCAAAAAAAAGAAATCTAGAGGTAATACAGGACAAAGCCTTAAATGTGATAATAAAAAAGCCTGGAACTAAAGGGTATGAAAATGCACCAGTAGTGATATTACAAGGCCATATGGATATGGTTTGTGAGAAAAATAAAAACACAAATCATGATTTTTCCACTGAACCATTAAAGCTGAGAGTAGAAAATGATATGGTCATGGCAACAGGGACTACACTAGGAGCAGACAACGGTATAGCAGTAGCATATGCATTAGCCATATTAGATTCTGACGAGATTTCTCATCCTCCATTAGAGGTGCTCATAACTACGGAAGAGGAAACGGGAATGGGAGGAGCCAATAGTTTAGATCCAAACAATTTAAAAGGTAAGATATTAATAAATATAGATTCAGAAGAAGAGGGTACCTTATTAGTGAGCTGTGCAGGAGGTATTAGAAATACACTCAGTATACCTATTGAATGGAATGCTTGTCCAGATGACTTTTTGGCATATGATTTAAGAGTCAGAGGATTAAAGGGCGGTCATTCTGGAATGGAAATCAATAAAGAAAGAGGAAATTCTAACATTATTTTAGGCAGAATACTCAAAGGAATATCAGCTAATAATGATATTTATATATCACAAGTTAGCGGTGGAGCAAAGATGAATGCCATACCTAGAGAAAGTGATGCTGTTTTACTAGTAAATAGACAGGATAAGGCTAAGCTTGAAAAGGAAATAGAGAAATGGAACAGGATTATTGGAAATGAGTTAAAGACAGCGGATTCAGATGTAAGAATAGAGTTAGAATTATTAAATTCTAAACATGAAAAAGTATTTTCTAAAGAAACTATGAAGAAGGTTTTAGCTGCATTGGTTTTAATTCCTAATGGAGTGCAGACTATGAGTGTAGAAATAGAGGGCCTAGTTCAAAGTTCAACAAATTTAGGAGTGCTGACTACTACTGAAAAAGAAGTATTGCTAGAATGTGCCATAAGAAGCTCAGTTAAGACTTTAAAGCTAGACATTGTCAAGAAAATGGAAGCATTAGCAGATTTAATTGGTGCGAAATCAACTAGTGAAAGCGATTATCCTGCTTGGGAATATAGAAAGGACTCATATATAAGAGATATATTTGTTGATTCTTATAAGAAAATGTATGGAAAAGAACCAATAATAACTGCTATACATGCTGGACTTGAATGTGGCCTATTTGATGAAAAACTTGATAATGTAGATATGATTTCTCTTGGACCTAATATGTTTGATGTGCATACTCCAAATGAGCGTGTAAGTATTTCATCTACAAATAGAGTTTGGGAGTATTTATTAGAGGTGATTAAGTCTATTAAATAG
- the mnmA gene encoding tRNA 2-thiouridine(34) synthase MnmA — MAKNNKNIKIVVGMSGGVDSSVTAYLLKEQGYDVIGIFMKNWDEKDEAGVCTAEADYEDVRRVSAQLDIPYYTVNFTKEYWDRVFSYFLEEYKKGRTPNPDVMCNKEIKFKAFLDHAIKLGADYIATGHYARVDYMDGEYKLLRGVDNNKDQTYFLCTLGQFQLSKSMFPVGSLKKSEVRHIAEREGLITADKKDSTGVCFIGERDFDKFLDNYLPAKPGNIMTLDGKIVGKHSGLMHYTLGQRKGLGIGGIGTGEPWFVVDKDLKKNILYVVQGDKHPMLYSNGLMASELSWVSDRPKEESFNCTAKFRYRQPDNEVSVYLTDDNKCRVMFKKPQKAVTPGQAVVFYDGEECLGGGMIDSIIREKE; from the coding sequence ATGGCAAAGAACAATAAAAATATAAAGATCGTAGTAGGTATGTCTGGAGGAGTGGATTCTTCTGTAACAGCGTATCTTTTAAAGGAACAAGGATATGATGTTATAGGTATATTCATGAAAAACTGGGATGAGAAAGATGAGGCAGGAGTATGTACTGCTGAAGCAGACTATGAGGATGTTAGAAGAGTATCTGCTCAGCTAGATATACCTTATTACACAGTTAATTTTACAAAAGAGTATTGGGATAGAGTGTTTTCCTATTTTCTTGAGGAGTATAAAAAAGGAAGAACTCCGAATCCTGATGTAATGTGTAACAAGGAGATAAAATTTAAGGCTTTTTTAGATCATGCTATAAAGCTTGGGGCAGATTATATTGCGACAGGTCATTATGCTAGAGTTGACTATATGGATGGAGAATATAAGCTTTTAAGAGGTGTGGATAATAATAAGGATCAAACCTATTTTCTATGCACTTTAGGTCAATTTCAGCTTTCTAAGAGCATGTTTCCTGTGGGAAGTTTAAAGAAATCAGAGGTTAGACATATAGCAGAGAGAGAGGGCCTTATAACAGCAGATAAAAAAGATAGTACAGGAGTATGCTTTATTGGAGAAAGGGATTTTGATAAATTTTTAGATAATTATCTTCCTGCTAAGCCTGGAAATATTATGACTTTAGACGGGAAAATTGTAGGAAAACATTCAGGTCTGATGCATTACACATTGGGTCAGAGAAAAGGGCTTGGTATCGGAGGCATAGGCACGGGAGAGCCTTGGTTTGTTGTAGATAAAGATTTGAAGAAGAATATTCTCTATGTAGTTCAAGGCGATAAGCACCCTATGCTATACTCTAATGGGCTTATGGCAAGCGAGCTTAGCTGGGTAAGTGACAGACCAAAGGAAGAAAGCTTCAATTGTACAGCAAAATTTAGATATAGACAGCCTGATAATGAAGTAAGTGTTTATTTAACTGATGATAACAAGTGTAGAGTTATGTTCAAAAAACCACAGAAAGCTGTTACTCCAGGTCAAGCAGTAGTATTTTATGACGGAGAAGAGTGCTTGGGCGGAGGAATGATTGATAGTATAATAAGAGAAAAAGAATAA
- the sdaAB gene encoding L-serine ammonia-lyase, iron-sulfur-dependent subunit beta — MREYSVFDILGPIMIGPSSSHTAGAARIGKVARYIAGDDFSSVDFYLHGSFAKTYKGHGTDKALVAGILGMEPYDEDLKNSLKIAEEKGIKVSFLEADLGIQHENTVKIVFNNNDGSKTEITGSSIGGGNILITNVDGYNVKMTGDHPTLIVVQNDKKGIISRVTTVLSQNDINIGIMKVKRKKKGVEAYMIIETDDEVSEDVVNQLKNTENVLEVKVINPVKKG; from the coding sequence ATGAGAGAATATAGTGTTTTTGACATATTAGGACCTATCATGATTGGACCTTCTAGTTCTCATACAGCTGGAGCTGCTAGAATTGGAAAAGTTGCAAGATATATTGCAGGTGATGATTTTAGTTCAGTTGATTTTTATCTTCATGGATCCTTTGCTAAAACATATAAAGGGCATGGTACCGACAAAGCTTTAGTAGCGGGAATTCTTGGAATGGAGCCCTATGATGAGGATTTAAAAAATTCCTTAAAGATAGCCGAGGAGAAGGGTATAAAAGTCTCTTTTTTGGAAGCTGATTTAGGTATACAGCATGAAAATACAGTAAAAATTGTTTTTAATAATAATGATGGCAGTAAAACTGAGATTACAGGCTCATCTATTGGTGGTGGAAACATATTAATTACAAATGTAGATGGCTATAATGTCAAGATGACTGGAGATCATCCGACTTTAATTGTAGTACAAAATGATAAAAAGGGAATAATTAGTAGAGTTACTACAGTACTTTCTCAAAATGACATAAATATAGGAATTATGAAGGTAAAGAGAAAGAAGAAAGGCGTAGAGGCTTACATGATTATTGAAACTGATGATGAAGTCTCTGAAGATGTAGTTAATCAGCTAAAAAACACAGAAAATGTTCTAGAAGTAAAAGTAATTAATCCAGTTAAAAAGGGGTGA
- the sdaAA gene encoding L-serine ammonia-lyase, iron-sulfur-dependent, subunit alpha, translated as MFNHGYELLKLTDEYNAKISEIVIKRECEISELPESELRERMKTILDVMKSSAKKSIEEEVKSVGGIIGGDARRVESYRKSGKTICGDSINKAMAMAFSTSEVNAAMGRICASPTAGSSGIIPAAIITVAEELRLGEDDMIDALFTSAGIGTIIAQNATVSGAEGGCQAECGSAAAMAAAAIVEMAGGTPEMALHAAATALKNILGLICDPIAGLVEAPCAKRNASGVANAMISADLALAGVKSIVPFDEVVDAMYRVGKSLPMELRETALGGVATTEAGKAINKRIFGE; from the coding sequence ATGTTTAACCATGGATATGAACTGTTAAAATTAACAGATGAATATAATGCTAAGATATCTGAAATAGTAATAAAAAGAGAGTGTGAGATTTCGGAATTACCAGAATCAGAGTTAAGAGAGAGAATGAAAACTATTTTAGATGTGATGAAAAGCTCTGCTAAGAAGAGTATTGAAGAAGAAGTCAAATCAGTAGGTGGAATCATTGGTGGAGATGCAAGAAGAGTCGAAAGCTACAGGAAAAGTGGAAAAACAATCTGTGGGGACTCAATAAATAAGGCTATGGCTATGGCATTTTCAACATCTGAAGTAAATGCTGCAATGGGAAGGATATGTGCTTCGCCTACTGCCGGTTCCTCTGGAATTATTCCTGCTGCTATAATAACAGTTGCAGAGGAGCTTAGACTAGGAGAAGATGACATGATAGATGCTTTGTTCACATCAGCTGGTATAGGAACTATAATAGCGCAAAACGCTACTGTTTCAGGAGCTGAAGGTGGCTGTCAAGCAGAATGTGGATCAGCTGCAGCAATGGCTGCCGCAGCAATAGTAGAAATGGCAGGAGGAACTCCAGAAATGGCCCTTCATGCTGCAGCAACTGCTTTAAAAAACATATTAGGCTTAATATGTGATCCAATAGCAGGACTTGTAGAGGCTCCTTGTGCAAAGAGAAATGCTTCAGGTGTAGCAAATGCTATGATTTCAGCAGATTTAGCTTTGGCTGGGGTTAAAAGCATAGTACCATTTGATGAAGTTGTAGATGCTATGTATAGAGTAGGGAAATCACTACCTATGGAGCTCAGAGAAACAGCACTTGGGGGAGTAGCTACTACTGAAGCGGGAAAAGCCATAAATAAAAGGATTTTTGGAGAGTAA
- a CDS encoding DUF1292 domain-containing protein, which produces MTDNKHKDGCCCGHEHENEHEHEGCGCGHDHEEMEIMTLTLDDGTDMECQVLGVFGVEDEEYIALLPLDDENVLLYKYGETEEGIELENIEDDSEYELVVEAFYELFGDDEDDYDEEEDEE; this is translated from the coding sequence ATGACAGATAATAAACATAAAGATGGCTGCTGCTGTGGCCATGAACATGAAAATGAGCATGAACATGAAGGTTGCGGCTGTGGTCATGACCACGAAGAAATGGAAATAATGACTCTAACTTTAGATGATGGTACTGATATGGAGTGCCAAGTATTAGGAGTATTTGGGGTAGAAGACGAAGAATACATAGCTCTTCTTCCTTTAGACGATGAGAATGTTTTGCTATATAAATATGGTGAGACTGAAGAAGGAATAGAATTAGAAAATATTGAAGATGACAGCGAGTATGAACTTGTTGTAGAAGCTTTCTATGAATTATTTGGTGACGACGAAGACGATTATGATGAAGAGGAAGACGAAGAATAA